The following DNA comes from Pseudomonas triticicola.
TTGATCGAGGTTCGGCTGCTCGCCCTTGCGGATCGACTTCACCGCGCGCTCGAGCATTTCCATGTACAGGGTGAAGCCGACGGCCTGAATCTGCCCGCTCTGACCATCGCCGAGCAGTTCGCCGGCGCCACGGATTTCCAGGTCGTTGGTCGCCAGCACGAAACCGGCGCCGAGGTCCTGGGTATTGGCGATCGCCTCCAGACGCTTTTCCGCGTCGGAAGTGATCTGCTGGCGCGGCGGCGTCAGCAGGTAGGCGTAGGCCTGGTGGTGACTGCGGCCGACACGACCACGCAACTGGTGCAACTGGGCCAGGCCGAACTTGTCAGCGCGCTCGATGATGATGGTGTTGGCGCTCGGCACGTCGATGCCGGTCTCGATGATGGTCGAGGCGATCAGCACGTTGAAGCGCTTGTGGTAGAAGTCGCTCATCACCTGTTCGAGTTCACGTTCGCGCATCTGCCCGTGGCCGATACCGATGCGCGCTTCCGGCACCAGTTCGGCGAGGTCGGCGGCGCATTTTTCGATGGTCTTCACATCGTTGTGCAGGTAGTAAACCTGACCGCCACGCAGCAGTTCACGCAGCAGGGCTTCCTTGACCGTGCTCTTGTTCTGTTCCATGACGAAGGTGCGCACCGACAGGCGTCGCGCTGGCGGCGTGGCGATGATCGACAGATCGCGCATGCCCGACACCGCCATGTTCAGCGTGCGCGGAATCGGCGTCGCAGTCAGGGTGAGGATGTCGACTTCGCTGCGCAGGGCCTTGAGCTGTTCTTTCTGGCGTACGCCAAAGCGGTGTTCTTCGTCGATGATCACCAGACCGAGGTTTTTGATCTTCACATCGTCGGACAGCAGTTTGTGCGTGCCGATGACGATGTCGATCTTGCCTTCCGCCAGATCGGCGATCGCCGCGTTGACTTCCTTGGCCGACTTGAAGCGACTCATCACTTCCACGGTCACCGGCCAGTCGGCGAAGCGGTCGCGGAAGCTGTTGTAGTGCTGCTGGGCGAGCAGGGTGGTCGGTACCAGAATCGCCACCTGACGACCGCCGTGCACGGCGATGAACGCGGCGCGCATGGCCACTTCGGTCTTGCCGAAGCCAACGTCGCCGCAGACCAGGCGATCCATCGGTTTCGGCGCGAGCATGTCTTCGCGCACGGCCTCGATGGTGGCTTGCTGATCGGGTGTTTCTTCGAACGGGAAACCGGCGCTGAAGGTGGCGTAATCGGCCTTCGGGTCGGCGAAGGCGTAACCTTCACGGGCGGCGCGACGGGCGTAAATGTCGAGCAATTCGGCGGCGACGTCACGCACCTGCTCGGCGGCTTTGCGCTTGGCTTTCTGCCAGGTCTCCGAGCCGAGGCGGTGCAGCGGCGCGAGCGAATCGTCGCTGCCGGTGTAACGCGCGATCAGGTGCAGGTTGGCCACCGGCACGTAGAGCTTGGCGTTCTCGGCGTATTCGAGGGTGAGGAATTCGGCGGCCTGATTGTCGATTTCCAGAATCGTCAGGCCCAGGTAGCGGCCGACGCCGTGATCGATATGCACCACCGGCGCGCCTTCGCGCAGTTCGGTGAGGTTCTTGATCACCGCATCGTTGCTGACATCGCTGCGCTTCTCGCGGCGGCGACGTTGCATGACCCGTTGGCCGAACAGCGGGCTTTCCGCCACCAGTGCCAGCGCCGGGTCGTCGAGCAGCAGACCTTCGTCGAGCGGGGCAATGGTGATCGCCAGACGATCCTTGCTGGCAACGAAGTCTGGCCAGCTGTCGACGGTTTTCGGCCGCAACTTCAGGCGTTCCAACAGTTCCAGCAGGACTTCGCGACGACCCGCCGATTCGGCGGTGAACAGCACGCGACCGGGGAATTCTTCGAGGAAGCCGGCCAGCGCCGCCAGTGGTTGCGTGGCTTTGGCTTCGATGGCCAGATCCGGCAGCGCGTGCGCCGGGAAGCGTTCACGGCCGACACCGCTTTCAACGTCTTGCTGACTGGCGACGACTCGCGGCCAATTCTTCAGACGCGCGAAGCAATCTTCTACCGGCAGGAACAGTTCGGCCGGTGGCAATAAAGGACGCGAAGGATCGACGCGGCGTTCTTCGTAACGATTGCGCACGTCGTTCCAGA
Coding sequences within:
- the mfd gene encoding transcription-repair coupling factor; the protein is MPVLRLPLLPAEAGKQHWGNLPGAALSLAIAEAASAAKRFTLLLTADSQSAERLEQELSFFAPDLPVLHFPDWETLPYDLFSPHQDIISQRIASLYRLPELAHGVLVVPITTALHRLAPTKFLLGSSLVLDIGQKLDVEQMRARLEASGYRYVDTVYEHGEFTVRGALIDLFPMGSKLPYRIDLFDDEIETLRTFDPETQRSIDKVESVKLLPAREFPLQKDAVTRFKARFRERFDVDFRRCPIFQDLSSGITPAGIEYYLPLFFDETSTLFDYLPQDTQVFSLPGIEQAAENFWNDVRNRYEERRVDPSRPLLPPAELFLPVEDCFARLKNWPRVVASQQDVESGVGRERFPAHALPDLAIEAKATQPLAALAGFLEEFPGRVLFTAESAGRREVLLELLERLKLRPKTVDSWPDFVASKDRLAITIAPLDEGLLLDDPALALVAESPLFGQRVMQRRRREKRSDVSNDAVIKNLTELREGAPVVHIDHGVGRYLGLTILEIDNQAAEFLTLEYAENAKLYVPVANLHLIARYTGSDDSLAPLHRLGSETWQKAKRKAAEQVRDVAAELLDIYARRAAREGYAFADPKADYATFSAGFPFEETPDQQATIEAVREDMLAPKPMDRLVCGDVGFGKTEVAMRAAFIAVHGGRQVAILVPTTLLAQQHYNSFRDRFADWPVTVEVMSRFKSAKEVNAAIADLAEGKIDIVIGTHKLLSDDVKIKNLGLVIIDEEHRFGVRQKEQLKALRSEVDILTLTATPIPRTLNMAVSGMRDLSIIATPPARRLSVRTFVMEQNKSTVKEALLRELLRGGQVYYLHNDVKTIEKCAADLAELVPEARIGIGHGQMRERELEQVMSDFYHKRFNVLIASTIIETGIDVPSANTIIIERADKFGLAQLHQLRGRVGRSHHQAYAYLLTPPRQQITSDAEKRLEAIANTQDLGAGFVLATNDLEIRGAGELLGDGQSGQIQAVGFTLYMEMLERAVKSIRKGEQPNLDQPLGGGPEVNLRVPALIPEDYLPDVHARLILYKRIASATDEEGLKDLQVEMIDRFGLLPEPTKNLVRITALKLQAEKLGIKKVDGGPQGGRIEFEAQTPVDPMTLIKLIQTQPKRYKFEGATMFKFQVPMERPEERFNTVEALFERLIPKSA